Genomic segment of Pseudomonas sp. DY-1:
TTCCTGCGCCACCTAGAGGCGCTCAAGATCGACCAACTGGGCGCGGTGACACCCCTGGTCTGCAAGACCTATGTGGAAGCCTGCAAGGCGCACCGGCAGACCAACCGGTCCAAGGGCAAGCCGCTGTCACCGCGCGCGCTGCAAAGCCGTTTCAGCGCCGTCGAAGCGCTCCATGAACTGAGCCAGTACACCGACGAGCCGATGCCACAGCATCCTTGGCCCCAGACTTCCGCGAGGGCGATGGCAGGACTCACCGGACACGGAGTCGAGGGCAGCAAGACGCCGCTGATCCCCGATGATGTGTTCTGCACCTTGTTCGAGCAGGCCTACCAGCAGGTTGAACGCGGCCAGCAACTGCTTGACCTACGCGATGCGCTGGATGCCCTCGCGGCTCAGCGAAAGGAACAGCGAATGGGGCAGAGTCGGGAGGCTATCACTGCGGCCAAGAACCGCCACCTGGAGATCCTTGGTTGGATAGGCGGTCTGAGGGTATTCAACAAAGCACTGATCGACCTGCGCACGGCCTGCTACATCGTCCTGGCCAGCACCTCCGGCTGTCGCAACCACGAACTGGCCAACGTGCAGTCGGGAGCGCACCACCGCACCCAGGACGATGAGGGCACCATCTACCACTGGATGCGCTCACGGTCGGAGAAGACCGATACTGGCATCCATGACTGGATGATCCCCGAGGCTGCCGTGCGTACCCTCCGCCTGATGGAACGTTGGGCCGCGCCCTACCAGGCCATGATCGCCGCCGAGATCGTGCAGCGCCGCCGCGCCACCCCGAATGATCCGCAGATCGTCGAGGCTCAGAAGCACCGCCACGCGCTCTTTCTCGGCGTTAATGCGACAGAGGGCAATGAGGTACGCACGCTTTCTACCTCTACTTGGAACGAAAAACTTAAGGCATTCGCCAAGACTTGCGGGCTGAGCTGGGACCTCGCCAGCCACCAGTTCCGCCGCAAGTTCGCCAACTACGCCGCGCACAGCCGCTTCGGTGACCTGCGCTACCTCAAGGAGCATTTCGCGCACTGGTCGCTGGACATGACTTTGGGCTACGCCATGGACGACAGTTGGGGGCAGCACCTGGACCTTGAGTTGTTCGACGATATTCAGGACGAGTTGGACGATATCAAGCTCGGCGTCGTCGATAACTGGCTGGGTGACGCCCCCCTGGCCGGAGGCTATGGCCGCGCCCTCAAGCATTGGCAACGGGAGCCGCAGAACCTGCTGATCTTCAAGGATCGCGCCTCGATGCTGAAGTCCATTGCCGATAGCACTGCGATACGCAGCAACGGCCATGCCTGGTGTACAGCGGACGATGGCGGCTGCGTCGGTAATACCCTTGAGCCCAGCCGCTGCGGGAACAATTGCAGCAATGCCGTGATCGGGCTCCGCCACGCGGCCATCTATAAGCAACTCTACGGTGATCTGAAAGAGGTGCTGGATTGCCCGGACATTGGCGAGGGCGGCCGCCAGCGCGTGGAGCGTGACCTGAGGCGCTACCGTGACGTATTGGCCCAGTTGGGCATCGACCCGGAGATTCTGATCGCATGAAGCGCAAGGAAAAGGCAGCCAACTACAAACCGGCCGAGGATCGGGAGAAGGATCTGAAGCTCGCCCTCCTCCGTATCCAGAAGGGCCGCGCCCGCACCGGGGAAACCAAGGTTACCATCGCCGCGGTAGCCCGCGAGGCGGGCGTATCGAAGGCGCTGATTCACAACTACTACCCACGAATTGCCGAGGCTATCCGCGAGGCTCAGGGGCGCTCCAGTCGCGCCATGCGCGATGTGAAGCACCAAGACTTGCTTGCCGAGCGCAAGAAGTCCGCAGCCTACCGTCAGGAGATCGAGGAACTGCGGGCCAAGGTCGCCAATCTCGCGTCCATCAATGAGGTGCTGTTGGAGGAGAACCGTGTGCTCGAGGCTAAGATGAACGACCGCAAGGTGGTCGATCTGGCTTCAAGAAAGCCGCATGGATAGGTCGATTTCGCATTGCAACATTGCATCCCCCATCTGACTAGCCAATTACATCGTTGATGACCGCTGATGGCAGCAACGCGACAGGCAGAGATCGACCAATAGCTGCCGAGATCGACCCATAGCGGCCGCTTCCAAAAGGCTGAAAGCGACCAAAATCGGGCACCCTGGCACATCACTTCGTTCGAGAAAACTGCATCGCGCACGAGAGTTAACTTCCGCTTAAGCTCGATATCCAGCGATCAACTAGCGCGCATCTCTCGTCACGCGATAGCGATGCAACACCGTCAGTCACCAGCGCATCAGTGCCTCCAGTTTGCGGATTCACCACGTTGGTTCCAATGCTTTGCCGGGTGTTTGGATTTGCGCTCCAGCGCAGATTAAAAGCCGCCAAACGAGGAAACCAGAACTGGCTGGTGTAGGGGAGGTGGTCATGAATCCACCAAGCCAATGGGGTCCAGTCACCATACCGCTCGTACCACGGTAGCAAGGCAGGGACAACAATGCAGGCCGTTGCGCCAAGGTAGCCCTCAGTGTCGGGGTAATCCCAGATATGAGAAGCGAAGTTCCGCTCGTTGTCAGCACAGCTGTACTGCCGATTATTCTCTGCCCCCTTGGCATTTACGGCAGGAGCGCGGTATGCCGACCGGATGGCAATTCGGCCGAAACGATCCTGCAACGGCTCGAGTAGCTCTTCACACAGCTTTCGCCCCGCCTGGATCGCCCTTTCAGGGAAATCCGGGATGTTGGGGATGCCCTCTATCTGGCTGATTTCCGAGTAAAGGAAGTCACGCATGAAGAAGCTCTTCGACAACCGCTCGCGGCCCAAGTCTTCCAGGCCTCGAACGGTCGATGGCTTGTCCATATCTATTCACCTCAGGTGTACGGGTCAGCTAAAGCTCGGTAGCACTTGCTGTCTAGAAGCGCGGGATCATTGCTCGAAGCTCCAGCAGCCCCTTTTCCAAAAACTGCCGCACGGCGTCATCCACAAGCCGTCCCTGAGCGATCTTCGAGTTCACGCCACCAATCACTATCTGGGGATAGCGAACCAACTCCATGGGCATAGCCCAGAGCGTTTCGTTGAGTTGTTGTTGGGCGCGGACTCCGCCAGTAAATGCGGGAGAGGCGGTGAAGGTCAGAACGGGCTTGCCCTTGAGTACCGACTTGCCGTGTGGGCGAGACAGCCAATCAAGCGCGTTTTTCATCACGCCCGACATGCCATGGTTGTACTCCGGAGACCCGATCACTAGGCCATCCGCTTCGAGGACAACTTGCCGGAACCGCCGGACCGGCTCAGGAGCCTTAGCGCCTTCGCCGTCCAGATCCTCGTTGTACAGGGGAATCTCGTGGAGGCAGTGCACGATCAACCGGGTATCCACCGGCAAAAGCTCCTCGGAGATCGTGCGAAGGATCACGTCGTGAGCTGAGTTGGCTCTCAAGCTTCCTGAAAGCCCCACAAGTTGGACTGTTCTCATCCAGATTTCCCCTCAGCCACGTTCCAAGGCAAGGGCAACGCCCTGCCCGCCACCGATGCATAGCGTGGCGAGTCCACACCGTGCATCGCGCCTGCCCATTTCGTGCAACAGCGACACCAGGATGCGGCAACCTGAGGCGCCAAGCGGATGGCCCAGAGCGATGGCCCCGCCATTGACGTTGACCTTGCCAGTGTCCCAACCCAACTCCCGGCCTACCGCCAGGGTCTGAACTGCAAATGCTTCGTTGGCTTCGATGAGATCGAGCTGATCCAGGCTCCACCCCGCCTTTTGCAGGCAGAGGTCGGTTGCGAATACCGGTCCTATCCCCATCACCGAAGGCTCGACGCCAACGCTTGCAAATGCTCTAACCGTCGCCAATACAGGTAGACCATAAGTTCGGGCTCGGTGAGCACTCATGACCATGACTGCTGCAGCACCATCATTCAACGACGACGCGTTTCCTGCCGTTACCGAACCATCCCGGTGAAAGGCCGGCCGGAGCCTGCTTAAACCTTCCAGGGTAGGTTCCGCAGTCGACGGCTCATCTTCTACGAGCGTTTGGGCTCCACCTTTGTGTCCCACCACGGTCACCGGAACAACCTCTGCTTCAAACCGGCCAGCAAGCCTCGCGTTAACTGCTCGCCGATGGGACGACAGCGCATAGGTGTCTTGCTGCTCACGAGTGATCCCATACTGTTCGGCCAGGTTCTCCGCGGTCATGCCCATGTGATAGTCATTGAAGGCGTCCCACAATCCGTCATGGATCATGCTGTCCAGTAGCTCGGCATGCCCCATGCGCAGCCCCTGCCGTGCACGCTCCAGCAGATAGGGAGTGGCGCTCATATTCTCTTGCCCGCCAGCCAAGACAATTTCGGCATCTCCGCTGCGAATAGCCTGGACGGCCAGATGAACTGCCTTGAGTCCAGAGCCACATACCTTGTTGAGAGTGAACGCCGGAACTGTGAACGGCAGCCCGGCAGCTACTGAGCTCTGGCGAGCGGGATTCTGCCCGGCAGCTGCTGTCAGGACCTGCCCCATGATGACCTCATCGACATCCTTCGCTGGCACCCTAGTGCGGTCCAATAGGGCACGTAAAACCACTGCTCCCAGTTCGGTGGCTGGAACTTGGGACAGCATTCCGCCGAACCGTCCGATGGGCGTGCGGACAGCGGCAACAATCACAACTTCAGTCATTGCACTTCTCTGAACTAACCCGTCCACCCCGCCCGAAGGCGGAGGTAACAAGGCCCTGATGGATCAGGTGGTGGAACAACCCACCATGAAAAAGGCGGCCTTGGCGACAGCTTGCGAGCGGTTGCGCCAGGCATGCCGCGTTGCGTTCTGGATGATCACATCACCAGCACGCAGCAGTTTCTCCTGGCCGTCATCGAGTTCCAGCCAGAGCTCGCCTTCCAGCAAAATGCCGTAGTCGATCGTGGGGGTCCGGTGCATACCCGGCTGGTCAGGCTCGAAGCATTCGAACAGTCCGGGCAGAGCATCGATCAGCTCGCCCAGCGCACGGCCAGGATCGATAGGTGTCGCCATAACAGTGTCCGGCGGGAAATTGACCATCAGCAACGACGTAGCGCCTGGACCAGGAATGAGCGATCCGTAGAGTAGGGTCGGATCACCGTTCTCCTCACTCCCGGCGCCAGAACACCAAATTTGTGCCACACCGTGACCTGGTAGGTCCTGGAAATCCTTGTGCCGGGGAGCCGGACCATCAGAAAGGAAGACCGAACGCCCCGATTCATCATGCCCAGTCACAACTCTTCTTACTTGCATGCTCGACACCACTCAGGTCAGGTAGATCGAAGTGCCGGGCAGAGTAAGCCCCTGCCCGGCGCTTGCTCAGGGCGCGATGACGTAGTTGCTGAAACCGCCGTGTCGGTTCTCAATGCCACTGATCGCCTGGTTGACCTGCTCGAGCGGGAACACTGTGTGCTCGAAGAACGACAAGTTCAGTACGCCTGCCTCGACCATATCGGCCATCTCCTGACCTTGTCCGGTGGTGAACCATGCCGAACCGCAGACATTGATGTCATTGTCCATGATCCAGTGCAGATCGAGGGGAACATCTCCGGCTACGGCACCGATGTTGACCAGATGGCCGGAGCGATGCAGGGCCCGCAGTGCATCAACCAGCGGTTCGTACGTAGCGCCAGGGCCGAGAGCATCGATGACAACATCAACGCCTTCCCCGTGAGTGACTTTTTCCGCCCACTGCGCGATGGAGCCGGTGCCCAGGGTGTGGATCTCGATACGGCCGGGTGCAGCCAGATCCTTAACCTTTTGGAACAACGCCTCGTTGCGTGCTGTACCAAGGATCTTGCGTGCCCCCATGGCCAATGCCAGCGCAACCGCACCCAGCCCCAACGTCCCGCTGATGCCGTTGATAAGGACAGTGCTCCCCGGGCCAACATTGGCCTTTTTCAGCGCGCGATAAGCCGTGCCAAGGTAGCCCAGCCGAGCTGCAGTCTCGAAGTTCATGCTGTCCGGGATCTTAACCAGGCTGTACTGGGGAGCTGGCATGTACTCGCACAGCCCGCCGTAGGGATAGTGCTCGAACATTTGGGGGCTGCGGGGTGTGAAGCCGAAGTAACCATTGAAGGTATAAGCGCTGCATCCGGTGGTGTTGCCAGATCGGCAGGCGCGGCAGGAGCCGCAGTGGCGGGCCGGATTGACGTAAACGCGGTCACCTGGCTTGAAATCGAAAACCTGCTCACCAACCTGCTCGACTACACCCGCGGGATCAAGCCCGAATATGGCAGGCAGTTTTGGCAGCGGTAGATGAGGAAACCAGGTAGTCCAGTTGGTCAGGATGTTGTGCAGGTTGGGCACGATTCCACAGGCCTTGACTCGAACCAGGACCTCCGTGGGACGAATGGATGGAACCGGAATGTTCTCAAGCTCCATGGGTTTGCCGCATTCATACATACGGGCAGCACGCATCATTTTCGTCATGGGTATCTCCAACTTTTGTTCTTGTTGTGCAGATACGCCCCGGCGGCAAGCCGAGTGCGGTACTTCTAATCGAGTTATGGATGATTAGCGAAGGCCGTCTTCGCCCTTGACGTCAGCTGCAGCCAAGCCACCCAGACGCGCATGAATTCGCCCACCGGTAGCCATCGCCAGTCCGAATGCAATCTCGTTGCGACGGGGACCATCCCAGAGAGTCATTTCAGCGACGCCGAAGTGGCTGCGGACGTAGGCCGCCTGGATATGCCCAAGGGGTAGCACCAGACGGCAACCAGGACCACCGATGGTCTTCGCTGAGGGCACGATTGCTTTGGGGTCGCCCAGAGCCTCGCGCATCGCCCAGCCACCTGCCTCGTGCCAGACGGCACCGTGCTCAAGCTCGCCATCCTCACCCACGATTGCGGCCTTGCCATATGCCTGAACCTTTTCCCTGCCGCCGAGTGCCTCGATCAGGCGGCCCGACAGGTCGCGGCCAAGCGTGCGTAGCTCCTGCATAAACGGCAGCAGGTCTTCGACATAACGGCCCGCATAGGGGTTTTCGACTACAGCCACTGCGACAGCAATTCGCAGTGGCTGCGCAGCGATTGGGCCTCCTTCATGGAGGATCTCCTCCACGTCCAATTTGTACTTGCGAACTTTCACCAAAGACATTCTCGTTCTCCTGCTGGTACTGCCGAGAAAGATTTTCACGACGGGGCTATCGCATTATGCATCTTGCGGTTTATTGTGCAAGGAATTATGTTTTGTGCACAAAAAACACCCCGGAGGGTACCTAATGAAACTCATCTCATACCAGTTCAACGGCCAAGCCAGCTTCGGTGCCGTCGTTGGGGATCGCGTTGTGAACCTCTCCAAGCATTTGCCTGGCGTACCGGACCTGGCCAGCTTGATTTCCAACCCTGATAAGCTCTCCCAGGCCAAGCTGCTGGCCGCCAATGCAACCAGCGATCACGCGTTGGATGAGGTACGCCTCGACCCAGTGATTCCCGCGCCCGGAAAGGTTATCTGCGTAGGTATCAACTACGTGGCTCACGCCGAGGAGGCAGGTCGCAAGGTCGGCAAGCACCCTGTCATTTTCCAGCGTTTCGCTGAAACGCTGCTGGCCCATGGTGCCCCGTTGGTTCGTCCGACAGTCTCGGAGGAGTTCGACTTCGAAGCCGAACTGGCAGTAGTCATCGGAAAAGGCGGGTCGCACATCGCGCCCGAGAATGCGATGGACCACGTCGCCGGCTACACCTGCTTTAACGATGCCAGTGTCCGTGATTGGCAGTTCCACACCCACCAGTACGGCATGGGCAAGACGTTCCGCAGCACTGGCTCGCTGGGACCGTGGCTGGTGACGGCAGATGAAATCGTCGACTATCGCCAGCTCCAAGTCCGAGGGATCCTCAACGGCGAGCAGATGCAAGAGGGCAGTC
This window contains:
- a CDS encoding DUF6262 family protein; the encoded protein is MKRKEKAANYKPAEDREKDLKLALLRIQKGRARTGETKVTIAAVAREAGVSKALIHNYYPRIAEAIREAQGRSSRAMRDVKHQDLLAERKKSAAYRQEIEELRAKVANLASINEVLLEENRVLEAKMNDRKVVDLASRKPHG
- a CDS encoding amino acid synthesis family protein — translated: MSLVKVRKYKLDVEEILHEGGPIAAQPLRIAVAVAVVENPYAGRYVEDLLPFMQELRTLGRDLSGRLIEALGGREKVQAYGKAAIVGEDGELEHGAVWHEAGGWAMREALGDPKAIVPSAKTIGGPGCRLVLPLGHIQAAYVRSHFGVAEMTLWDGPRRNEIAFGLAMATGGRIHARLGGLAAADVKGEDGLR
- a CDS encoding NADPH-dependent FMN reductase, which produces MRTVQLVGLSGSLRANSAHDVILRTISEELLPVDTRLIVHCLHEIPLYNEDLDGEGAKAPEPVRRFRQVVLEADGLVIGSPEYNHGMSGVMKNALDWLSRPHGKSVLKGKPVLTFTASPAFTGGVRAQQQLNETLWAMPMELVRYPQIVIGGVNSKIAQGRLVDDAVRQFLEKGLLELRAMIPRF
- a CDS encoding cupin domain-containing protein; amino-acid sequence: MATPIDPGRALGELIDALPGLFECFEPDQPGMHRTPTIDYGILLEGELWLELDDGQEKLLRAGDVIIQNATRHAWRNRSQAVAKAAFFMVGCSTT
- a CDS encoding integrase, translated to MNDNTLATLPSPLAAQPSDARGLPEPERDALIISATQVDGQWVIRSRYGDNIWHLDGFTSNAQASRKWLDFSTVPPAFRAVMKAMLYRYLRRGRRGAVRPKGAMLQKNFCDARLFLRHLEALKIDQLGAVTPLVCKTYVEACKAHRQTNRSKGKPLSPRALQSRFSAVEALHELSQYTDEPMPQHPWPQTSARAMAGLTGHGVEGSKTPLIPDDVFCTLFEQAYQQVERGQQLLDLRDALDALAAQRKEQRMGQSREAITAAKNRHLEILGWIGGLRVFNKALIDLRTACYIVLASTSGCRNHELANVQSGAHHRTQDDEGTIYHWMRSRSEKTDTGIHDWMIPEAAVRTLRLMERWAAPYQAMIAAEIVQRRRATPNDPQIVEAQKHRHALFLGVNATEGNEVRTLSTSTWNEKLKAFAKTCGLSWDLASHQFRRKFANYAAHSRFGDLRYLKEHFAHWSLDMTLGYAMDDSWGQHLDLELFDDIQDELDDIKLGVVDNWLGDAPLAGGYGRALKHWQREPQNLLIFKDRASMLKSIADSTAIRSNGHAWCTADDGGCVGNTLEPSRCGNNCSNAVIGLRHAAIYKQLYGDLKEVLDCPDIGEGGRQRVERDLRRYRDVLAQLGIDPEILIA
- a CDS encoding acetyl-CoA C-acetyltransferase; translated protein: MTEVVIVAAVRTPIGRFGGMLSQVPATELGAVVLRALLDRTRVPAKDVDEVIMGQVLTAAAGQNPARQSSVAAGLPFTVPAFTLNKVCGSGLKAVHLAVQAIRSGDAEIVLAGGQENMSATPYLLERARQGLRMGHAELLDSMIHDGLWDAFNDYHMGMTAENLAEQYGITREQQDTYALSSHRRAVNARLAGRFEAEVVPVTVVGHKGGAQTLVEDEPSTAEPTLEGLSRLRPAFHRDGSVTAGNASSLNDGAAAVMVMSAHRARTYGLPVLATVRAFASVGVEPSVMGIGPVFATDLCLQKAGWSLDQLDLIEANEAFAVQTLAVGRELGWDTGKVNVNGGAIALGHPLGASGCRILVSLLHEMGRRDARCGLATLCIGGGQGVALALERG
- a CDS encoding peptidase M15, translating into MDKPSTVRGLEDLGRERLSKSFFMRDFLYSEISQIEGIPNIPDFPERAIQAGRKLCEELLEPLQDRFGRIAIRSAYRAPAVNAKGAENNRQYSCADNERNFASHIWDYPDTEGYLGATACIVVPALLPWYERYGDWTPLAWWIHDHLPYTSQFWFPRLAAFNLRWSANPNTRQSIGTNVVNPQTGGTDALVTDGVASLSRDERCALVDRWISSLSGS
- a CDS encoding alcohol dehydrogenase catalytic domain-containing protein; its protein translation is MTKMMRAARMYECGKPMELENIPVPSIRPTEVLVRVKACGIVPNLHNILTNWTTWFPHLPLPKLPAIFGLDPAGVVEQVGEQVFDFKPGDRVYVNPARHCGSCRACRSGNTTGCSAYTFNGYFGFTPRSPQMFEHYPYGGLCEYMPAPQYSLVKIPDSMNFETAARLGYLGTAYRALKKANVGPGSTVLINGISGTLGLGAVALALAMGARKILGTARNEALFQKVKDLAAPGRIEIHTLGTGSIAQWAEKVTHGEGVDVVIDALGPGATYEPLVDALRALHRSGHLVNIGAVAGDVPLDLHWIMDNDINVCGSAWFTTGQGQEMADMVEAGVLNLSFFEHTVFPLEQVNQAISGIENRHGGFSNYVIAP
- a CDS encoding fumarylacetoacetate hydrolase family protein, giving the protein MKLISYQFNGQASFGAVVGDRVVNLSKHLPGVPDLASLISNPDKLSQAKLLAANATSDHALDEVRLDPVIPAPGKVICVGINYVAHAEEAGRKVGKHPVIFQRFAETLLAHGAPLVRPTVSEEFDFEAELAVVIGKGGSHIAPENAMDHVAGYTCFNDASVRDWQFHTHQYGMGKTFRSTGSLGPWLVTADEIVDYRQLQVRGILNGEQMQEGSLSELAFDIPHLISYVSQALDWNPGDILATGTPSGIGFKRTPPIFLKPGDVFEVVISQIGTLSNPVIDEV